The Phoenix dactylifera cultivar Barhee BC4 chromosome 9, palm_55x_up_171113_PBpolish2nd_filt_p, whole genome shotgun sequence genome window below encodes:
- the LOC103721881 gene encoding carbonyl reductase [NADPH] 1 isoform X1: MGKKGKERAKERRAQRLQEISELRKIPYPPLRRWWSSETVAIVTGANRGIGYEIARQLAGHGLCVILASRAADRGHKAADGLREQGLNVDSHQLDVLDAASVESFEKWVVLKYGGLDILKFAWSNLPGFVAHGEYGSVRQLKKVNNAGVNFNVGSDNSVEFAEKVIATNYYGTKRMIETMIPIMKHSAFGARILNVSSRLGRVNGRRNRLGDANLREQLLRDECLSEELIDGMVVKFIEQVKQGSWASKGWPQMFTDYSISKLAVNAYTRLMVGRFSSRPEGQKIYINCYCPGWVKTAMTAWEGNISSEEGADTGVWVVLLPSQPDITGKFFAERREISF; this comes from the exons ATGGGAAAGAAGGGCAAGGAGCGAGCCAAGGAGCGACGGGCTCAGCGTCTCCAAGAGATCTCCGAGCTCCGCAAAATACCCTACCCCCCTCTGCGAAG ATGGTGGTCGTCCGAGACGGTCGCCATCGTGACGGGGGCCAACCGGGGAATCGGGTACGAGATCGCTCGGCAGCTCGCGGGCCACGGGCTGTGCGTCATTCTCGCCTCAAGAGCCGCTGATCGAGGTCACAAAGCTGCGGATGGGTTACGGGAACAGGGTCTCAATGTGGACTCACACCAACTGGATGTCTTGGATGCCGCCTCCGTTGAATCGTTTGAGAAATGGGTTGTTCTCAAGTACGGCGGTCTTGATATCCTG AAATTTGCATGGAGCAACCTTCCAGGGTTTGTTGCTCATGGGGAATATGGTAGCGTTCGCCAATTGAAGAAG GTAAACAATGCAGGTGTCAACTTTAATGTAGGCTCAGATAATTCAGTTGAATTTGCTGAAAAGGTAATTGCGACAAACTATTATGGCACAAAACGGATGATTGAAACCATGATCCCAATAATGAAACATTCTGCTTTTGGTGCTCGCATATTGAATGTGAGCTCAAGACTTGGTCGTGTGAATGGCAGACGAAAT AGATTGGGTGATGCTAACTTGAGAGAGCAACTGTTGAGAGATGAGTGCTTGTCTGAGGAACTGATTGATGGTATGGTTGTGAAATTTATCGAACAAGTTAAGCAGGGAAGTTGGGCATCAAAGGGATGGCCTCAAATGTTTACTGATTATTCAATATCTAAGCTGGCTGTCAATGCTTACACTAGACTGATGGTAGGGAGGTTTTCCAGTAGGCCAGAAGGTCAGAAGATCTACATCAATTGTTATTGTCCGGGCTGGGTGAAGACTGCCATGACAGCTTGGGAAGGCAACATTTCATCTGAGGAAGGTGCAGATACCGGAGTCTGGGTTGTCCTGCTACCCAGTCAACCAGACATTACAGGAAAGTTTTTCGCTGAGAGGCGTGAGATAAGCTTTTAA
- the LOC103721881 gene encoding carbonyl reductase [NADPH] 1 isoform X2 has product MGKKGKERAKERRAQRLQEISELRKIPYPPLRRWWSSETVAIVTGANRGIGYEIARQLAGHGLCVILASRAADRGHKAADGLREQGLNVDSHQLDVLDAASVESFEKWVVLKYGGLDILVNNAGVNFNVGSDNSVEFAEKVIATNYYGTKRMIETMIPIMKHSAFGARILNVSSRLGRVNGRRNRLGDANLREQLLRDECLSEELIDGMVVKFIEQVKQGSWASKGWPQMFTDYSISKLAVNAYTRLMVGRFSSRPEGQKIYINCYCPGWVKTAMTAWEGNISSEEGADTGVWVVLLPSQPDITGKFFAERREISF; this is encoded by the exons ATGGGAAAGAAGGGCAAGGAGCGAGCCAAGGAGCGACGGGCTCAGCGTCTCCAAGAGATCTCCGAGCTCCGCAAAATACCCTACCCCCCTCTGCGAAG ATGGTGGTCGTCCGAGACGGTCGCCATCGTGACGGGGGCCAACCGGGGAATCGGGTACGAGATCGCTCGGCAGCTCGCGGGCCACGGGCTGTGCGTCATTCTCGCCTCAAGAGCCGCTGATCGAGGTCACAAAGCTGCGGATGGGTTACGGGAACAGGGTCTCAATGTGGACTCACACCAACTGGATGTCTTGGATGCCGCCTCCGTTGAATCGTTTGAGAAATGGGTTGTTCTCAAGTACGGCGGTCTTGATATCCTG GTAAACAATGCAGGTGTCAACTTTAATGTAGGCTCAGATAATTCAGTTGAATTTGCTGAAAAGGTAATTGCGACAAACTATTATGGCACAAAACGGATGATTGAAACCATGATCCCAATAATGAAACATTCTGCTTTTGGTGCTCGCATATTGAATGTGAGCTCAAGACTTGGTCGTGTGAATGGCAGACGAAAT AGATTGGGTGATGCTAACTTGAGAGAGCAACTGTTGAGAGATGAGTGCTTGTCTGAGGAACTGATTGATGGTATGGTTGTGAAATTTATCGAACAAGTTAAGCAGGGAAGTTGGGCATCAAAGGGATGGCCTCAAATGTTTACTGATTATTCAATATCTAAGCTGGCTGTCAATGCTTACACTAGACTGATGGTAGGGAGGTTTTCCAGTAGGCCAGAAGGTCAGAAGATCTACATCAATTGTTATTGTCCGGGCTGGGTGAAGACTGCCATGACAGCTTGGGAAGGCAACATTTCATCTGAGGAAGGTGCAGATACCGGAGTCTGGGTTGTCCTGCTACCCAGTCAACCAGACATTACAGGAAAGTTTTTCGCTGAGAGGCGTGAGATAAGCTTTTAA